The Vibrio nitrifigilis genome window below encodes:
- the gloB gene encoding hydroxyacylglutathione hydrolase, with product MLHIKSIPAFNDNYIWLIQNSDQRCAIVDPGDAKPVLAYLKEHQLTPEAILITHHHHDHIGGVPDIVHHYPDINVVGPKQEPIPTLTHPVQDGDQIELFDVRFTVLELPGHTLGHIGYVGDDKLFCGDVLFSAGCGRVFEGTMEQMFNSLNKLLTLPDNTEVYCAHEYTTSNIAFAMAVEPDNQELKHYRDDVIRLRAQDKITLPTTIKTEKNINPFLRTEAATIVKSVANRTLNAEPLSIFTALREWKNEF from the coding sequence ATGTTACATATCAAAAGCATACCTGCATTTAACGATAATTACATCTGGCTGATTCAAAATAGCGATCAGCGTTGTGCTATCGTCGATCCCGGAGACGCCAAACCGGTATTAGCCTACTTGAAAGAACATCAACTCACTCCAGAAGCGATCCTGATTACGCACCACCATCATGATCATATTGGTGGCGTTCCTGACATTGTTCACCATTACCCAGACATTAATGTTGTTGGGCCAAAACAGGAACCAATCCCTACCCTAACCCATCCTGTGCAAGATGGCGATCAAATCGAATTATTTGACGTTCGTTTTACCGTACTGGAACTACCAGGACACACTCTTGGTCATATAGGGTATGTTGGTGATGACAAGCTATTTTGTGGCGATGTGCTATTTTCTGCAGGGTGTGGCAGAGTTTTTGAAGGTACGATGGAGCAGATGTTCAATTCTCTTAACAAGCTACTGACACTGCCTGACAATACCGAGGTGTATTGCGCTCATGAATACACCACCAGCAACATTGCATTTGCAATGGCAGTTGAACCGGATAATCAAGAACTTAAACATTATCGCGATGATGTTATTCGCCTAAGAGCACAAGATAAAATAACATTGCCAACAACAATAAAAACTGAAAAAAACATTAATCCATTTTTACGCACTGAGGCGGCAACCATTGTAAAATCAGTGGCTAACCGCACATTAAATGCTGAGCCTTTGTCGATATTTACAGCACTACGTGAGTGGAAAAACGAATTTTAA
- a CDS encoding class I SAM-dependent methyltransferase, with amino-acid sequence MKPARSKRNIEHPHSWSQLKNGQWVSETIQMRLDEWCPKLFGYHLLKLGGLSCELASSNCNIQHQVHMDIENSLHTVIADSYELPFLEKSIDAVILSHQLDYCNDPHRLLREVDRVLIDDGCVIITGFNPVSWIGMSRLLPWRKNNLPWSGRMFTPNRIKDWLGLLNYQVLTCDQYAVFPIYKYRAMWTWLESSMGHWASSFGCLYFIVAKKRTYPLQPIKPHWRFKRRFYPVGLNYRVEDSGKYHSTSCDTSSESH; translated from the coding sequence ATGAAACCAGCACGCAGTAAACGTAATATTGAGCATCCCCACTCTTGGTCACAGTTAAAAAATGGCCAATGGGTCAGTGAAACTATCCAAATGCGCCTTGATGAATGGTGTCCGAAACTGTTTGGCTATCACTTGCTCAAATTAGGTGGTTTGAGTTGTGAGCTTGCCAGTAGTAACTGCAATATTCAACACCAAGTTCATATGGATATTGAAAACTCGCTGCATACGGTGATTGCCGATAGTTATGAGTTGCCTTTTCTCGAAAAAAGCATTGATGCTGTTATTTTATCTCATCAACTCGACTACTGTAATGACCCACATCGCTTGTTGCGCGAGGTTGACCGAGTTTTGATCGATGATGGTTGCGTGATTATAACTGGCTTTAATCCTGTAAGTTGGATTGGAATGAGCCGGTTATTACCATGGAGAAAAAATAATTTGCCATGGAGCGGACGCATGTTTACCCCAAATCGAATCAAAGATTGGCTGGGTTTGCTCAATTATCAAGTGCTCACCTGTGACCAATACGCTGTGTTTCCCATTTATAAATATCGTGCGATGTGGACTTGGTTAGAGAGTTCCATGGGGCACTGGGCGTCATCATTTGGTTGTTTGTACTTTATTGTTGCGAAAAAGCGCACTTACCCATTGCAACCGATTAAACCTCATTGGCGTTTTAAACGTCGGTTTTATCCTGTGGGGTTAAATTATCGAGTTGAGGATTCTGGAAAGTACCACTCAACATCGTGTGATACGTCATCAGAAAGTCATTAA
- the rnhA gene encoding ribonuclease HI: MKKQVEIFTDGSCLGNPGPGGYGIVMRYKQVEKTLSKGYKLTTNNRMEMLAAIVALQSLKEPCHVILTTDSQYVRQGITQWIHNWKKRNWKTADKKPVKNADLWKALDQETERHKIDWHWVKGHAGHRENEMCDELARTAAENPTEEDHGYQPN, translated from the coding sequence ATGAAGAAACAGGTGGAAATTTTCACTGATGGTTCTTGTTTAGGTAATCCCGGACCTGGTGGTTACGGAATCGTCATGCGCTATAAACAAGTGGAAAAAACATTATCCAAAGGGTACAAGCTTACAACCAATAATCGTATGGAAATGCTGGCAGCGATTGTTGCGTTGCAATCTTTAAAAGAGCCCTGCCATGTAATTTTAACCACGGATAGCCAATATGTTCGTCAGGGCATAACTCAGTGGATCCATAATTGGAAAAAACGCAATTGGAAAACTGCGGATAAAAAACCCGTCAAAAACGCGGATTTATGGAAAGCATTAGACCAAGAAACCGAGCGCCATAAAATCGATTGGCACTGGGTTAAAGGACATGCAGGGCATCGAGAAAACGAAATGTGTGATGAACTGGCTCGAACCGCTGCAGAAAATCCAACAGAAGAAGACCACGGTTACCAACCCAATTAA
- the dnaQ gene encoding DNA polymerase III subunit epsilon yields the protein MNTSSNSEYNRIVVLDTETTGMNREGGPHYEGHRIIEIGAVEIINRKLTGKHFHVYLKPDRTIQEEAIEIHGITDEFLVDKPLYKEVHEEFLEFIRGAELVAHNAPFDVGFMDYEFAKLSGAAVKTDDLCKVTDTLAMAKKIFPGKRNNLDVLCERYGIDNSHRTLHGALLDAEILADVFLMMTGGQTSMQFNAGANDGGEMGANPIKRVASDRKPLKVLYASADEVQAHEERMKLVDNSLWGQ from the coding sequence ATGAATACTAGCAGCAATTCAGAATACAACCGCATTGTGGTTCTCGATACTGAAACCACAGGTATGAACCGCGAAGGTGGACCTCACTACGAAGGGCATCGGATTATTGAAATCGGTGCGGTAGAGATCATTAATCGTAAACTGACCGGAAAACATTTTCACGTCTATTTAAAACCCGATCGCACAATTCAAGAAGAAGCGATCGAAATCCATGGTATTACTGATGAATTCTTAGTGGATAAACCCCTCTATAAAGAGGTGCATGAAGAATTTCTCGAATTTATTCGTGGAGCAGAGTTAGTTGCCCATAACGCGCCCTTCGATGTGGGCTTTATGGATTATGAGTTTGCTAAACTCAGTGGAGCCGCGGTTAAAACGGATGACCTATGTAAAGTTACCGATACCTTGGCAATGGCGAAGAAAATCTTCCCAGGGAAACGGAACAACTTGGACGTACTGTGTGAACGTTATGGTATAGATAACTCACATCGTACTCTTCACGGGGCGTTGCTCGATGCGGAAATCTTGGCCGATGTCTTCTTAATGATGACAGGTGGCCAGACATCAATGCAATTTAATGCTGGCGCTAATGACGGGGGAGAAATGGGAGCAAACCCAATAAAAAGAGTCGCTTCTGATCGAAAACCACTAAAGGTTTTGTATGCCTCGGCCGATGAAGTTCAAGCACACGAAGAAAGAATGAAGTTAGTGGATAATAGCCTCTGGGGTCAGTAA
- a CDS encoding TIGR03503 family protein, which translates to MWKGITGFLTLVISFNIWAAGPSVIHLLDNRFRVDPSIDQITFVIYREKSSRPVVLVRPDGHKYYAWKAPDNVRWYQEPSMDIISIEKPMPGPWQAVGKVTPENHIKLISNLKLSSDSFPERVYQGEEIKFTARLTSDDKPLQLRDFLDRVKLKVTFTKFIENEAALAKEARPIPDVIGEFEDDGRGLDEKAGDGVFTVGLKIHSKPGKYRVRITSGNGVFLRAQESEVLVYPTPYEATFIQSRQVNQPHQIVLSGEQGMLEPGSLATQIDHKDPKGAMSHFDGQSEPDSLKVSVNIPNSGEYGQYTWSGTLYANDLASKRPLVFPISEQSYSIVHEVDLEQTRLMQEKEAAERKKIELEKAQLQARSDARKRGIMMIAIGNVVVILLALLVWFVVRKIKAKKALQPELQLDMPKK; encoded by the coding sequence ATGTGGAAGGGGATAACAGGATTTTTGACGTTGGTGATCAGCTTCAATATTTGGGCTGCTGGACCTTCAGTCATTCATCTGTTAGATAACCGGTTTAGAGTTGATCCTAGTATCGACCAGATTACGTTCGTTATCTATCGCGAGAAATCGTCGCGACCTGTTGTCCTTGTTCGCCCTGACGGGCATAAATATTACGCATGGAAAGCGCCAGATAATGTACGTTGGTATCAAGAGCCTTCAATGGATATTATCTCGATAGAAAAGCCGATGCCAGGGCCATGGCAAGCGGTAGGTAAAGTCACACCAGAAAATCATATTAAGCTTATCTCTAACTTAAAGTTGTCCTCAGATTCATTTCCTGAGCGTGTTTACCAAGGTGAAGAAATTAAATTTACTGCTCGTTTAACTTCGGATGATAAGCCGCTGCAATTAAGAGATTTCTTAGATCGCGTAAAATTGAAAGTAACATTTACCAAATTTATCGAGAATGAAGCCGCATTGGCGAAAGAAGCTCGTCCTATTCCTGATGTTATTGGTGAGTTTGAAGATGATGGGCGAGGTTTGGATGAAAAAGCGGGGGATGGGGTATTTACGGTTGGATTGAAAATTCATTCCAAACCCGGTAAGTATCGTGTGCGCATTACGTCAGGTAATGGTGTTTTTCTCCGAGCACAAGAGAGCGAAGTTCTCGTTTATCCAACGCCATACGAAGCGACTTTCATCCAATCGCGACAGGTGAATCAACCGCATCAAATTGTATTAAGTGGTGAACAAGGAATGTTAGAGCCTGGCTCACTTGCTACACAAATTGATCATAAAGATCCCAAAGGGGCAATGAGTCATTTTGATGGTCAATCAGAACCTGATTCTTTAAAAGTATCGGTCAATATTCCCAATTCTGGTGAATATGGCCAGTATACGTGGTCTGGTACTCTGTATGCTAACGATTTGGCTTCCAAGCGCCCACTAGTCTTCCCTATTAGCGAACAGAGCTACAGTATCGTCCATGAAGTTGATCTCGAGCAGACCCGATTAATGCAGGAAAAAGAAGCGGCTGAGCGAAAGAAAATTGAGTTGGAAAAAGCACAGTTGCAAGCCCGATCTGATGCACGAAAACGTGGCATTATGATGATCGCTATCGGGAATGTGGTCGTCATCCTTCTCGCATTACTCGTTTGGTTTGTTGTGCGCAAAATCAAAGCGAAAAAAGCATTGCAGCCCGAGCTACAATTAGATATGCCGAAGAAGTAG
- the lpcA gene encoding D-sedoheptulose 7-phosphate isomerase has protein sequence MYHDLIKNELTEAADVLNKFLSDEHNIQQIEAAAKLIADSFKQGGKVLSCGNGGSHCDAMHFAEELTGRYRENRPGYPGIAISDPSHLSCVSNDFGYDFVFSRYVEAVGQKGDVLFGLSTSGNSGNILKAIEAAKAKGMKTIALTGKDGGKMAGYADVEIRVPHFGYADRIQEIHIKIIHIVIQLIEKEMA, from the coding sequence ATGTACCATGATTTAATCAAGAACGAATTAACCGAAGCTGCCGATGTGCTAAACAAGTTTTTGAGTGATGAACATAATATTCAGCAAATCGAAGCTGCGGCAAAGTTAATTGCTGACTCATTTAAACAGGGTGGTAAAGTACTATCGTGTGGTAATGGTGGTTCTCATTGTGATGCTATGCATTTTGCTGAAGAGCTAACGGGTCGTTACCGTGAAAATCGCCCGGGTTATCCAGGTATTGCGATTTCTGATCCGAGCCATTTATCATGTGTGAGTAACGATTTTGGGTATGATTTCGTGTTTTCTCGTTATGTCGAAGCGGTTGGTCAAAAAGGAGATGTCTTGTTTGGTCTTTCTACTTCAGGTAACTCGGGTAACATTTTAAAAGCGATTGAAGCGGCAAAAGCAAAAGGCATGAAAACCATCGCATTAACGGGTAAAGATGGCGGTAAAATGGCGGGTTATGCTGATGTTGAAATCCGCGTACCACACTTTGGTTATGCTGACCGTATTCAAGAAATCCATATTAAAATTATCCATATCGTTATTCAGTTGATTGAAAAAGAAATGGCTTAA